A single region of the Salarchaeum japonicum genome encodes:
- a CDS encoding nuclear transport factor 2 family protein, translating to MRRRTVLAAAAGTLATGLAGCSDSTSDAPSVTDTTAAETTTEATTTASASDADAENTPDAVARAFYEALIAGNVERANALAHPETPSSNLPVTEESVPTQEVTIDGVEVVERTDGAAAVDVALTIASDDGTPRQTTETVGLRTHDGDWRIWRNDNCTKVDC from the coding sequence ATGCGCCGCAGAACCGTTCTCGCCGCCGCGGCCGGCACCCTGGCGACCGGCCTCGCCGGCTGTTCGGACAGCACGAGTGACGCGCCGAGCGTGACCGACACGACCGCCGCCGAAACCACCACCGAAGCGACGACCACGGCGTCCGCTTCCGACGCGGACGCGGAGAACACGCCTGACGCGGTGGCGCGCGCGTTCTACGAGGCGCTCATCGCCGGGAACGTCGAGCGCGCGAACGCGCTCGCCCACCCCGAAACCCCGAGTTCGAACCTCCCCGTGACCGAGGAGTCCGTCCCCACCCAGGAGGTGACGATAGACGGCGTCGAAGTCGTCGAGCGAACCGACGGCGCGGCCGCCGTCGACGTCGCGCTCACAATCGCCAGCGACGACGGCACACCCCGACAGACCACCGAAACGGTGGGCCTCCGCACCCACGACGGCGACTGGCGTATCTGGCGGAACGACAACTGCACGAAAGTAGACTGCTAG
- a CDS encoding Mov34/MPN/PAD-1 family protein, with product MLFRSRREVVGIAADTLSFALSAAADTHPDEYLGVLRGTPASDLGVDADGDIVTDVLVVPGTESSPVQATLQSNLVPNDSHTIGSIHSHPNGVLEPSAADRSMFGKWPVHVIMGAPYESDCWRSFDREGEPRSLDVFDVDLPDPESFFDFTQADIDEEL from the coding sequence ATGTTGTTCCGTTCGCGGCGGGAGGTCGTCGGCATCGCGGCCGACACGCTCTCGTTCGCGCTGTCGGCGGCCGCCGACACGCACCCCGACGAGTACCTCGGCGTGCTGCGCGGCACGCCCGCGAGCGACCTCGGCGTGGACGCCGACGGCGACATCGTCACGGACGTGCTCGTCGTCCCCGGCACCGAATCCAGTCCCGTGCAGGCGACCCTCCAGTCGAACCTCGTCCCGAACGACTCCCACACCATCGGGAGCATTCACTCCCACCCGAACGGCGTGCTCGAACCGAGCGCCGCCGACCGCTCGATGTTCGGGAAGTGGCCCGTTCACGTCATCATGGGCGCGCCCTACGAGTCCGACTGCTGGCGGTCGTTCGACCGCGAGGGCGAACCGCGGTCGCTCGACGTGTTCGACGTCGACCTCCCCGACCCCGAATCGTTCTTCGACTTCACGCAAGCGGACATCGACGAGGAATTATGA
- a CDS encoding cupredoxin domain-containing protein — MDRRSFLAAVGAVGATGVLAGAASVLADSTDYDVAMRSNAFAPVESKAIDVPADAPGYIPDDVPTIEVAVGEPVTWLNTGTRYHTVTGVAAAMPDGADYFASGGYDTESAALESFEREVGGGGAIAPSESYTHVFDTPGWYYYYCIPHEPANMVGNVRVVEK; from the coding sequence ATGGATCGTCGTTCGTTCCTCGCGGCAGTCGGCGCGGTCGGCGCGACGGGCGTGCTCGCGGGCGCGGCGAGCGTGCTCGCGGACTCGACCGACTACGACGTGGCGATGCGGTCGAACGCGTTCGCGCCCGTCGAATCGAAAGCCATCGACGTGCCCGCGGACGCACCCGGCTACATCCCCGACGACGTGCCGACCATCGAAGTCGCAGTCGGCGAACCCGTCACGTGGCTGAACACGGGCACCCGCTACCACACCGTCACCGGCGTCGCCGCCGCGATGCCGGACGGCGCGGACTACTTCGCGTCCGGCGGCTACGACACCGAATCCGCGGCGCTCGAAAGCTTCGAGCGAGAGGTCGGCGGCGGCGGCGCTATCGCGCCGAGCGAGTCGTACACGCACGTCTTCGACACGCCGGGCTGGTACTACTACTACTGCATTCCCCACGAGCCCGCGAATATGGTCGGAAACGTGAGAGTCGTCGAAAAGTAG
- a CDS encoding phospholipase D-like domain-containing protein yields the protein MFRALALALVLSVSFAGVVPNPATDGDRGEYVTLTVPENTRLGAYTLSDGEDTVRLPGRTVSGRVALAGDPALARNLTDAPVVRVPGFPRLANGGEPLVLRRNGTVVDRLTYENAPESEVFADGGWRPLGATAFATASASDVPVSAFALPDAPERVLAALRGAEERVLLAGYTFSSPRVARVLAAAADRGVTVRVLVEGGPVGGVTDASARVLDRLAASGVGVRVLDGPRSRYAYHHAKYAVADDRALVTSENWKPGGVGGHATRGWGVVLRDPGLADRLAAVHRADSTWRDGIPWREYRANATFQDGAPATASYRSDFDAWNGIADASVFVTPEDGHATTLGVVRNASDRLLVQQVRIDDDRFLNATLDAARRGVRTHVLLGGAWYVREENRALAERLRETAREEGLSLRARVVDPRSRFDHLHVKGVVTEDAALVGSLNWNHESVTNNREVMVVLRGERVADYYAGVFRADWRGGVWRLPLELLAVTLIVVLGAMGVLWRRVSFTGSGRNGVPRRAPRPPSSR from the coding sequence GTGTTCCGCGCGCTCGCCCTCGCCCTCGTGCTCTCGGTGTCGTTCGCGGGCGTCGTCCCGAACCCGGCGACGGACGGCGACCGCGGCGAGTACGTCACGCTCACCGTCCCCGAGAACACCCGACTGGGAGCGTACACGCTCTCGGACGGCGAAGACACCGTCAGACTCCCAGGGAGAACCGTCTCGGGGCGGGTCGCGCTCGCGGGCGACCCCGCGCTCGCCCGGAACCTCACGGACGCCCCCGTCGTTCGAGTGCCGGGGTTCCCGCGGTTGGCGAACGGCGGGGAGCCCCTCGTTCTCCGACGGAACGGGACGGTGGTGGACAGGCTGACGTACGAGAACGCGCCGGAGAGCGAGGTGTTCGCGGACGGCGGCTGGCGGCCGCTCGGCGCGACGGCCTTCGCGACGGCGAGCGCGAGCGACGTGCCGGTGTCGGCGTTCGCGCTCCCGGACGCCCCGGAGCGCGTGCTGGCGGCGCTCCGGGGCGCGGAAGAGCGCGTGCTCCTCGCGGGCTACACGTTCTCCTCCCCGCGGGTCGCTCGCGTGCTCGCGGCCGCCGCCGACCGCGGCGTCACCGTCCGCGTGCTCGTGGAGGGCGGGCCGGTCGGCGGCGTCACCGACGCGTCGGCGCGCGTGCTCGACCGGCTCGCCGCTTCGGGGGTCGGGGTTCGGGTGCTCGACGGCCCGCGGTCGCGGTACGCCTACCACCACGCGAAGTACGCCGTCGCGGACGACCGCGCGCTCGTCACCTCCGAGAACTGGAAACCCGGCGGCGTCGGCGGGCACGCCACCCGCGGCTGGGGCGTCGTCCTCCGCGACCCCGGGCTCGCCGACCGCCTGGCCGCCGTTCATCGCGCGGACAGCACGTGGCGGGACGGGATTCCGTGGCGCGAGTACCGCGCGAACGCGACGTTCCAGGACGGCGCGCCCGCGACCGCCAGCTATCGGAGCGACTTCGACGCGTGGAACGGCATCGCAGACGCGTCGGTGTTCGTCACGCCCGAGGACGGCCACGCCACGACGCTCGGCGTGGTGCGGAACGCGTCCGACCGCCTGCTCGTCCAGCAGGTGCGCATCGACGACGACCGCTTCCTGAACGCGACGCTCGACGCCGCCCGGCGCGGCGTCCGCACCCACGTTCTGCTCGGCGGCGCGTGGTACGTCCGCGAGGAGAACCGGGCGCTCGCGGAGCGACTCCGAGAGACGGCGCGCGAGGAGGGACTGTCGTTGCGTGCGCGCGTCGTCGACCCGCGCTCGCGCTTCGACCACCTCCACGTGAAGGGCGTCGTCACCGAGGACGCGGCGCTCGTCGGGAGTCTGAACTGGAACCACGAGTCCGTCACGAACAACAGAGAAGTGATGGTCGTCCTCCGTGGCGAGCGGGTGGCGGACTACTACGCCGGCGTGTTCCGCGCGGACTGGCGGGGCGGCGTGTGGCGACTCCCGCTCGAATTGCTCGCGGTCACCCTCATCGTCGTGCTCGGAGCGATGGGCGTGCTGTGGCGTCGGGTGTCGTTCACCGGGTCGGGGCGGAACGGAGTTCCTCGTCGAGCTCCGCGTCCGCCATCTTCTCGATGA
- a CDS encoding HEAT repeat domain-containing protein has product MSDEDADSADQPAENDADAEAEAETDAAEPEPGTVAAFEERLDDAEAALDDAETEADLDDVDELLDDIEADLDDADLPEPDEDEEDADDPREELESRLSDVRSGVEDQRGPYAEDVVSDVNGVKTTVEGTRWTADGRDAVVEAVQAFAATVNDTLDADVSAPDDLDVSAFDDLVAAVEDAGLDADEDADEIAALLDATDTLEAGVEDAEEWTDLSVREQLRRDGYYEALGGKFKDFPPEWSALKEWQKRDDAEMVLLLIEKMGDSEYMKRHALDALKHMGNENALDKLSELANRREIPAIEAIGKIGSEDGLDAVQEYTASESNPELQKAGLRAVAEIGAEEATQDVANQLVAENESVRSVAARSLGLIGDTRAIDPLAGVLGDEDESESVRASAAWALVQIGTERALDAAAEYADERSFIIQQEAQKAVAALDA; this is encoded by the coding sequence ATGAGCGACGAGGACGCGGATTCGGCCGACCAACCGGCCGAGAACGACGCGGACGCCGAGGCGGAGGCGGAGACCGACGCCGCGGAACCCGAACCGGGAACCGTCGCGGCGTTCGAAGAACGACTCGACGACGCCGAGGCGGCGCTCGACGACGCCGAAACCGAGGCCGACCTCGACGATGTCGACGAACTCTTGGACGACATCGAGGCCGACCTCGACGACGCCGACCTCCCCGAACCAGACGAGGACGAGGAGGACGCGGACGACCCCCGCGAGGAACTTGAGAGCCGTCTTTCGGACGTTCGGAGCGGCGTCGAAGACCAGCGCGGCCCGTACGCCGAGGACGTGGTGAGCGACGTGAACGGCGTGAAGACGACCGTCGAGGGGACGCGGTGGACGGCGGACGGACGCGACGCCGTGGTCGAGGCGGTGCAGGCGTTCGCGGCGACCGTGAACGACACGCTCGACGCCGACGTGAGCGCGCCGGACGACCTCGACGTGAGCGCGTTCGACGACCTCGTGGCGGCCGTCGAGGACGCCGGCCTAGACGCTGACGAGGACGCCGACGAAATCGCGGCCCTACTCGACGCGACCGACACGCTCGAAGCGGGCGTCGAGGACGCGGAGGAGTGGACGGATCTCTCCGTGCGCGAGCAACTGCGCCGGGACGGCTACTACGAGGCGCTCGGCGGGAAGTTCAAGGACTTCCCCCCGGAGTGGAGCGCGCTCAAGGAGTGGCAGAAGCGCGACGACGCCGAGATGGTGCTCCTGCTCATCGAGAAGATGGGGGACTCGGAGTACATGAAGCGGCACGCGCTCGACGCGCTGAAGCACATGGGGAACGAGAACGCGCTCGACAAACTGAGCGAACTCGCGAACCGCCGCGAGATTCCGGCTATCGAGGCCATCGGGAAGATAGGGAGCGAGGACGGCCTCGACGCCGTCCAGGAGTACACGGCGTCCGAGTCGAACCCCGAACTCCAGAAGGCGGGCCTGCGCGCGGTCGCGGAAATCGGGGCAGAAGAGGCGACGCAGGACGTGGCGAATCAGCTCGTCGCCGAGAACGAGAGCGTGCGCAGCGTCGCCGCGCGTTCCCTCGGACTCATCGGCGATACGCGCGCCATCGACCCGCTCGCCGGCGTACTCGGCGACGAGGACGAATCCGAGAGCGTTCGCGCGAGCGCGGCGTGGGCGCTCGTCCAAATCGGCACTGAGCGCGCCCTCGACGCCGCCGCCGAGTACGCGGACGAGCGGAGTTTCATCATCCAGCAGGAAGCGCAGAAAGCGGTGGCGGCGCTGGACGCCTAG
- a CDS encoding class I SAM-dependent methyltransferase, which translates to MTRNVHETYDRIARHFSQTREYAWPEVEDFVGDANATRALDIGCGNGRHTELLAAHADAAVGVDASRGLLDEAVARADDRDFDAAFVQGDAARLPVREDRFDLAVYVATIHHLPTRDARRASLDELARTLTADGRALVSAWSTAHSKFDRTDGFDTTVDWTLPGGDTVPRFYHIYAPDEFRADIDASALELVDFELSSGNCYATVTKG; encoded by the coding sequence ATGACCCGGAACGTCCACGAGACCTACGACCGCATCGCCCGCCACTTCTCCCAGACCCGCGAATACGCGTGGCCGGAAGTCGAGGACTTCGTCGGCGACGCGAACGCGACGCGCGCGCTCGACATCGGGTGCGGGAACGGCCGGCACACGGAGTTGCTCGCCGCGCACGCGGACGCCGCCGTCGGCGTGGACGCGAGCCGCGGCCTGCTCGACGAAGCCGTCGCTCGCGCAGACGACCGGGACTTCGACGCGGCGTTCGTCCAGGGCGACGCCGCCCGCCTCCCCGTCCGCGAAGACAGGTTCGACCTCGCGGTGTACGTCGCGACCATCCACCACCTGCCGACGCGGGACGCCCGCCGCGCGAGCCTCGACGAACTCGCCCGCACCCTCACCGCTGACGGGCGGGCGCTCGTGAGCGCGTGGAGCACCGCGCACTCGAAGTTCGACCGAACCGACGGCTTCGACACCACCGTGGACTGGACGCTCCCCGGCGGCGACACCGTCCCCCGGTTCTACCACATCTACGCGCCCGACGAGTTCCGCGCCGACATCGACGCCTCCGCGCTCGAACTCGTGGACTTCGAACTGTCGAGCGGGAACTGCTACGCGACCGTCACGAAGGGCTGA
- a CDS encoding DHH family phosphoesterase, translated as MSDSRSDDRSVVYRLSPDCTSDAIEVGERYHARVNGVVEYGVFVDVSKHVSGLVHESDMPEDASYDVGDDLVVELAAVRDNGDLSFEPVAGDDFETVERSVQYDVAAVETLADRVGDTVHLEGEVAQVKQTGGPTIFRVRDETGIAPCTAFEEAGVRAYPEVDLEDVVHVTGEVETREGSVQVEIEDIDVLDDPAATDLRDRLAAAVAERAEPVETEPLVEWPALSGLRNDLREVARQLRKTVLESRPIRMRHHADGDGMCASVPVQLALEQFIDATHQDDDAKRHLLKRLPSKAPYYEMEDATRDLNFGLEDQARHGQKLPLLLMLDNGSTEEDTPAYEALDHYDIPILVVDHHHPDPEAVDPFVDAHVNPYLHGEDYRITTGMMCVELARMISPELDGELDHVPAVAGLSDRSKADAMSDYLALARDAGYDEEFLHDISEALDYEAYMLRYDSGATLVNDVLNVGGDEERHRDLVPFLAEKAETAVDRQLDAAMPHVEHRTVANDANLYTIDVEEHAHRFQYPAPGKTTGEIHDEKVVETGEPVITIGVGPDFAVLRSDGVRLDIPQMVSDLNDELPGAGVSGGGHLVVGSIRFVPGMREQVLDALIEKMADAELDEELRSAPTR; from the coding sequence ATGAGTGACTCTCGTTCTGACGACCGCTCGGTCGTCTATCGGCTCTCCCCCGACTGTACGTCGGACGCCATCGAGGTCGGCGAACGCTACCACGCCCGCGTGAACGGCGTGGTCGAGTACGGCGTGTTCGTCGACGTCTCCAAGCACGTCTCCGGCCTCGTCCACGAATCCGACATGCCCGAGGACGCGTCCTACGACGTGGGCGACGACCTCGTCGTCGAACTCGCGGCCGTCCGCGACAACGGCGACCTTTCCTTCGAACCCGTCGCGGGCGACGACTTCGAGACGGTCGAGCGCTCCGTCCAGTACGACGTTGCGGCGGTCGAAACCCTCGCCGACCGCGTCGGCGACACCGTCCACCTCGAAGGCGAGGTCGCGCAGGTGAAGCAGACCGGCGGCCCCACCATCTTCCGCGTGCGCGACGAGACCGGAATCGCGCCCTGCACCGCCTTCGAGGAGGCGGGCGTCCGCGCGTACCCCGAGGTCGACCTCGAAGACGTCGTGCACGTCACCGGCGAAGTCGAGACCCGCGAGGGGAGCGTGCAAGTCGAAATCGAGGACATCGACGTATTGGACGACCCCGCGGCGACCGACCTCCGCGACCGTCTCGCCGCCGCCGTCGCCGAGCGCGCGGAACCCGTCGAGACCGAACCGCTCGTCGAGTGGCCGGCGCTCTCCGGCCTCCGCAACGACCTCCGCGAGGTCGCGCGCCAACTCCGGAAGACCGTCCTCGAATCCCGTCCCATCCGGATGCGCCACCACGCGGACGGCGACGGAATGTGCGCGAGCGTCCCCGTCCAGCTCGCCCTGGAGCAGTTCATCGACGCCACCCATCAGGACGACGACGCGAAACGCCACCTCCTCAAGCGCCTCCCGAGCAAGGCGCCGTACTACGAGATGGAGGACGCGACCCGCGACCTCAACTTCGGGCTCGAAGACCAGGCACGACACGGCCAGAAACTCCCGCTCCTACTCATGCTCGACAACGGCAGCACCGAGGAGGACACGCCCGCGTACGAGGCGCTCGACCACTACGACATCCCCATTCTCGTCGTCGACCACCACCACCCCGACCCGGAGGCCGTCGACCCGTTCGTGGACGCGCACGTCAACCCCTATCTGCACGGCGAGGACTACCGCATCACCACGGGCATGATGTGCGTCGAGCTTGCGCGCATGATTTCGCCCGAACTCGACGGCGAACTCGACCACGTCCCCGCCGTCGCCGGGCTCTCCGACCGCTCGAAGGCGGACGCCATGTCGGACTACCTCGCGCTCGCCCGGGACGCCGGCTACGACGAGGAGTTCCTGCACGACATCAGCGAAGCCCTCGACTACGAGGCGTACATGCTCCGGTACGACTCCGGCGCGACCCTCGTGAACGACGTGCTGAACGTCGGCGGCGACGAGGAACGCCACCGCGACCTCGTGCCGTTCCTCGCGGAGAAAGCGGAGACGGCGGTCGACCGCCAGCTGGACGCGGCGATGCCGCACGTCGAACACCGCACGGTCGCGAACGACGCGAACCTCTACACCATCGACGTGGAGGAACACGCCCACCGCTTCCAGTACCCCGCGCCCGGGAAGACCACGGGCGAGATTCACGACGAGAAGGTCGTGGAGACGGGCGAACCCGTCATCACCATCGGCGTCGGCCCCGACTTCGCCGTCCTCCGCTCCGACGGCGTGCGCCTCGACATCCCCCAGATGGTGTCCGACCTGAACGACGAACTCCCCGGCGCGGGCGTCTCCGGCGGCGGCCACCTCGTCGTCGGCTCTATTCGGTTCGTGCCCGGGATGCGCGAGCAAGTGCTGGACGCTCTCATCGAGAAGATGGCGGACGCGGAGCTCGACGAGGAACTCCGTTCCGCCCCGACCCGGTGA
- a CDS encoding type II secretion system F family protein, which yields MILELLPLFVILLGLGVLALAPVVPRIDRVLTRLALAAFGSYARQRERVNTRQVQTLHGAHVDTTYRVYAAKTFLYATIAALVASLLTVYIVAGVLILLLAPSGEALRARLPATVASLAGSGSLSVLQVFVVFLLSAATVGVAVALATYRLRWSMLSYRASERRRRIDATLERNVAFMYALSRSGMAFPEILRILARNRDVYGETATEISVAVKDIDLFGADVIGAMRRMANRTPSDEFSEFCENLVSVLQSGQSLPNFLRDEYEYYKEESESQQQQFLELLATLAEGYVTVFVAGPLFLITILVIVGLVSGGMLPVLRAVAYIVLPLATLGFVVYLDSVTEDSHITRGDRGDRDDVRFQDIPRRGETTVADGGQHDNVARLAIHRRLEPIKYRLRNPIEQVRSNPESLLLVTIPLALLYVGADAWFAYTAGDFGLRAIDDPLILASIGVLATYAGVYELESRRIKNIEAAIPDLLERLASTNEAGMPIVASFGRVVGSQLGSLSEELKKTWTDITWNGRVEPALERFENRLQTTTVTRVVTLITNAMNASGDIGPVLRIAADEAKATQRLRRERRNELLTYLVVIYLAFFVFLTIVVALDTMFIPSLPSGELFSVSSPAGGSVTGIGNLGIGGANVDKDAYSLVFFHTCAIQAVCSGFVAGQMGEGSVKAGAKHATAMLTIAYLVFLAFA from the coding sequence ACGCGTCAACACCCGACAGGTGCAGACCCTGCACGGCGCGCACGTCGACACCACGTACCGCGTGTACGCCGCGAAGACGTTCCTCTACGCGACCATCGCGGCACTCGTCGCGAGCCTCCTCACCGTCTACATCGTCGCCGGCGTCCTCATCCTCCTGCTCGCGCCGAGCGGCGAAGCGCTCCGCGCACGCCTCCCCGCCACCGTCGCCTCGCTCGCCGGAAGCGGCAGTCTCTCCGTCCTCCAAGTGTTCGTCGTGTTCCTGTTGAGCGCCGCGACCGTCGGCGTCGCCGTCGCGCTCGCCACCTACCGACTCCGGTGGTCGATGCTCTCCTATCGCGCGAGCGAACGCCGCCGCCGCATCGACGCCACGCTCGAACGGAACGTCGCGTTCATGTACGCGCTCTCCCGGAGCGGGATGGCGTTCCCCGAAATCCTCCGCATCCTCGCGCGCAACCGGGACGTGTACGGCGAGACCGCGACCGAGATATCGGTCGCCGTGAAGGACATCGACCTGTTCGGCGCGGACGTCATCGGCGCGATGCGACGCATGGCGAACCGCACCCCGAGCGACGAGTTCAGCGAGTTCTGCGAGAACCTCGTCAGCGTCCTCCAGAGCGGACAGAGCCTCCCGAACTTCCTCCGGGACGAGTACGAGTACTACAAGGAGGAGTCCGAATCCCAGCAACAGCAGTTCCTCGAACTCCTCGCGACGCTCGCGGAAGGCTACGTCACCGTGTTCGTCGCCGGCCCGCTCTTCCTCATCACCATCCTCGTCATCGTCGGCCTGGTCTCCGGCGGCATGCTCCCCGTCCTCCGCGCCGTCGCCTACATCGTCCTCCCGCTCGCCACGCTCGGGTTCGTCGTCTACCTCGACAGCGTCACCGAGGACTCCCACATCACGCGCGGCGACCGCGGCGACCGCGACGACGTTCGCTTCCAGGACATCCCGCGACGGGGCGAAACCACGGTCGCGGACGGCGGCCAGCACGACAACGTCGCCCGCCTCGCCATCCACCGCCGCCTCGAACCCATCAAGTACCGCCTCCGGAACCCGATCGAGCAAGTCCGCTCGAACCCCGAATCCCTCCTCCTGGTCACGATACCGCTCGCGCTCCTCTACGTCGGCGCGGACGCCTGGTTCGCGTACACCGCGGGCGACTTCGGCCTGCGCGCCATCGACGACCCCCTGATTCTCGCGTCCATCGGCGTGCTCGCCACCTACGCCGGCGTCTACGAACTCGAAAGCCGCCGCATCAAGAACATCGAGGCCGCCATCCCCGACCTCCTCGAACGCCTCGCGAGCACGAACGAAGCCGGGATGCCGATCGTCGCGAGTTTCGGCCGCGTCGTCGGCAGCCAACTCGGCTCGCTCTCCGAGGAACTGAAGAAGACGTGGACGGACATCACGTGGAACGGCCGCGTCGAACCCGCGCTGGAGCGCTTCGAGAACCGCCTCCAGACCACGACCGTGACCCGCGTCGTCACGCTCATCACGAACGCGATGAACGCCAGCGGCGACATCGGCCCCGTCCTCCGCATCGCCGCCGACGAGGCGAAAGCGACCCAGCGCCTCCGCCGCGAACGCCGGAACGAACTCCTCACCTACCTCGTCGTCATCTACCTCGCGTTCTTCGTCTTCCTCACCATCGTCGTCGCGCTCGACACGATGTTCATCCCGAGTCTCCCCTCGGGCGAACTGTTCTCCGTCAGTTCGCCCGCCGGCGGGTCGGTGACCGGCATCGGCAACCTCGGAATCGGCGGCGCGAACGTCGATAAGGACGCGTACAGCCTCGTGTTCTTCCACACGTGCGCCATCCAGGCCGTCTGCTCGGGGTTCGTCGCCGGACAGATGGGTGAGGGGAGCGTGAAAGCCGGCGCGAAACACGCGACCGCGATGCTCACAATCGCCTACCTCGTCTTCCTCGCGTTCGCATGA
- a CDS encoding protein sorting system archaetidylserine synthase (This PssA-like phosphatidyltransferase, along with a PssD-like decarboxylase, is required in Haloarchaea for the archaeosortase ArtA to replace the PGF-CTERM sorting signal with a C-terminal lipid anchor.), with translation MRPRPRFAGRLGAADVATSVNAGLGFAAVAAATVSVALAARVLLLAAIVDAIDGLLARRYGGTPVGEYLDSLADVASFGVAPAALVFAAVADANPAKSPLVLASVVAGALFVAAAVVRLGLYTAYDTGRAETRGVQTTLAGTILAAGLLAGATPLALLVALAAFVALMVSRIPYPDLRPAHALAMGVVQALALLAPNVAGHALPRLLLAFALTYLLLAPRFYPRTEGKP, from the coding sequence ATGCGACCGCGTCCACGGTTCGCGGGACGGCTGGGAGCGGCGGACGTCGCGACCAGCGTGAACGCCGGCCTCGGGTTCGCTGCGGTGGCGGCGGCGACGGTGAGCGTCGCGCTCGCCGCGCGCGTCCTCCTGCTCGCGGCCATCGTGGACGCAATCGACGGCTTGCTCGCGCGGCGGTACGGCGGGACGCCGGTCGGCGAGTACCTCGACTCGCTCGCGGACGTGGCGTCGTTCGGCGTCGCGCCCGCCGCGCTCGTGTTCGCCGCGGTCGCGGACGCCAACCCCGCGAAGTCACCGCTCGTGCTCGCGTCCGTGGTGGCGGGCGCGCTGTTCGTCGCGGCGGCCGTCGTACGACTGGGACTGTACACGGCGTACGACACCGGGCGCGCGGAGACCCGGGGCGTGCAGACGACGCTCGCCGGGACGATTCTCGCCGCCGGCCTGCTCGCGGGCGCGACGCCGCTCGCGTTGCTCGTCGCGCTCGCCGCGTTCGTCGCCCTGATGGTGAGCCGGATTCCCTACCCCGACCTCCGGCCGGCGCACGCGCTCGCGATGGGCGTCGTGCAGGCGCTCGCGCTCCTCGCGCCGAACGTCGCCGGGCACGCGCTCCCCCGCCTCCTCTTGGCGTTCGCGCTCACCTACCTCCTCCTCGCCCCCCGCTTTTACCCCCGCACCGAAGGGAAACCCTGA
- a CDS encoding adenylyltransferase/cytidyltransferase family protein, with product MKVVAQGTFDIIHPGHVHYLTDAAGMGDELHVIIARRENVGHKEKPVLSNEQRRDVVAALDVVDHARVGHESDIFAPIEDIDPDVIALGYDQHHDPEGIQAELDSRGIDCTVERASPRDPQHDDELLSTGDIIDRIIDQRCD from the coding sequence ATGAAGGTCGTCGCGCAGGGCACGTTCGACATCATCCACCCCGGTCACGTCCACTACCTCACGGACGCCGCCGGCATGGGCGACGAACTCCACGTCATCATCGCGCGCCGCGAGAACGTCGGGCACAAGGAGAAACCCGTCCTCTCGAACGAACAGCGCCGCGACGTGGTCGCCGCGCTCGACGTCGTCGACCACGCCCGCGTCGGCCACGAGTCCGACATCTTCGCGCCCATCGAGGACATCGACCCGGACGTCATCGCGCTCGGCTACGACCAACACCACGACCCCGAAGGAATTCAGGCCGAACTCGACTCTCGCGGCATCGACTGCACCGTCGAACGCGCGTCCCCCCGCGACCCCCAGCACGACGACGAACTCCTCTCCACCGGCGACATCATCGACCGCATCATCGACCAGCGCTGCGACTAG